Proteins encoded in a region of the Chryseobacterium piperi genome:
- a CDS encoding DUF4296 domain-containing protein — protein sequence MKKLIFLFVLMFMFSCGDYIDQPKNLVPEDKMSEILADMAINDQATFMFQNTNLESGTRFILKTHNVKPDDFVESFKYYVVKQKMSDIADEAQKKLLKKDPKADQYVKDKIKKNLNVPTFAR from the coding sequence ATGAAAAAGCTGATTTTTCTTTTTGTTTTGATGTTTATGTTTTCTTGTGGTGATTATATCGATCAGCCTAAGAACCTGGTGCCCGAAGATAAGATGTCAGAAATTCTTGCTGATATGGCAATTAATGATCAGGCAACTTTTATGTTTCAGAATACCAATTTGGAAAGCGGTACAAGGTTTATTCTTAAAACTCACAATGTAAAACCCGATGATTTTGTCGAGAGTTTCAAATATTATGTTGTAAAGCAAAAAATGAGTGATATTGCTGATGAAGCACAGAAAAAATTGTTGAAGAAAGATCCTAAAGCGGATCAGTATGTAAAAGATAAAATAAAGAAAAACCTAAATGTGCCCACTTTTGCAAGATAA